A single window of Oceanispirochaeta sp. M1 DNA harbors:
- a CDS encoding adenosylcobinamide amidohydrolase, with the protein MNIECKLPGLTIDISHDEDHALLNFSQPVQTLSSALYKGGRQELLHVLNMKVHHNKSDEYEGYEHPHISLKKKAAELGVTTAFAGMMTSASMKSFRYNSIVEDELAVFCCLTAGLTNARAAGDKADFRELDAHRAGNGTINIIAGTNAELSEAAMAEALMIVTEARCSSVMKYGVQSRVSDSTATGTGTDSNLIFSGSGPELHFCGKHTLLGEMLARVVIEPMEEVIRIIQQMEKDKII; encoded by the coding sequence ATGAATATTGAATGTAAGCTTCCTGGATTGACAATAGATATATCACATGATGAAGACCATGCGCTCCTGAACTTTTCCCAGCCGGTACAGACTCTCTCATCGGCCCTGTATAAAGGGGGAAGACAGGAGCTCTTACATGTGCTGAACATGAAGGTTCACCATAATAAATCCGATGAATACGAAGGCTACGAACATCCCCATATAAGTCTTAAGAAAAAAGCTGCCGAGCTGGGTGTCACAACGGCCTTTGCCGGCATGATGACCTCAGCATCCATGAAAAGCTTCCGCTACAACAGCATAGTTGAAGATGAACTGGCTGTATTCTGCTGCCTGACAGCCGGCCTGACAAATGCCCGTGCAGCAGGCGACAAGGCAGATTTCAGAGAGCTGGATGCTCACAGGGCCGGAAACGGGACCATCAATATAATTGCCGGAACAAATGCCGAGCTTTCAGAAGCCGCCATGGCCGAAGCTCTGATGATAGTAACCGAAGCCCGATGCAGTTCTGTAATGAAATACGGAGTTCAAAGCAGGGTATCAGACAGTACTGCAACCGGGACAGGTACGGATTCCAATCTGATTTTCTCCGGAAGTGGTCCTGAGCTGCATTTCTGTGGAAAACATACCCTCCTGGGAGAGATGCTGGCCCGTGTAGTAATTGAGCCCATGGAAGAAGTTATCCGTATAATCCAGCAGATGGAAAAAGATAAGATTATTTAA
- a CDS encoding ABC transporter ATP-binding protein: protein MDSSVSVQNLKFTYGGSFYLDLPSIDIQPGELTVILGPNGSGKTTFFSILRARLKPKQGTILVQGKDLFSLKDSRRAALVGLVPQRTESAFAYTAAQMVSMGFYRKKTTLWQDPIDKKQLTSLMERLDLQDLRHRVVNSLSGGEYQRVLLARVLAQDPEVLLLDEPSNHLDIHHQEELLSLLKEEARRGKTVIAILHDINQALQNADRVILMDQGNCVASGPAASVVTPDNINRVYNSRMDYYHNGDRTLLGPVADAAAEKKNTDTAEGKR from the coding sequence ATGGATTCATCTGTATCAGTACAGAACCTGAAGTTCACATATGGCGGGAGTTTTTATCTGGACCTCCCCTCTATCGATATACAGCCGGGAGAACTGACTGTCATACTGGGACCCAACGGGTCGGGTAAAACGACGTTCTTCTCAATCCTCAGAGCTAGGCTTAAACCAAAACAGGGAACCATTCTTGTCCAGGGAAAGGACCTGTTCTCATTAAAGGATTCACGCAGGGCAGCCCTTGTAGGCCTTGTTCCCCAGAGAACAGAGAGTGCCTTTGCCTATACTGCCGCACAGATGGTAAGCATGGGATTTTACAGAAAAAAGACAACTCTGTGGCAGGACCCCATTGATAAAAAACAGCTCACATCCCTGATGGAACGGCTTGATCTTCAGGATCTGCGCCACAGGGTGGTCAACAGCCTGAGCGGCGGAGAATATCAGAGAGTGCTCCTTGCCAGAGTGCTGGCACAGGACCCTGAAGTTCTGCTTCTGGATGAACCGTCCAATCATCTGGACATTCACCATCAGGAGGAGCTGCTCAGCCTCTTAAAAGAGGAAGCCCGGCGTGGAAAAACCGTTATAGCCATCCTTCATGATATAAATCAGGCTCTTCAAAATGCAGACAGAGTCATATTAATGGATCAGGGAAACTGTGTCGCCTCGGGCCCCGCAGCGAGTGTGGTCACTCCCGATAATATTAACAGAGTCTATAACAGCCGAATGGATTATTACCATAATGGAGATAGAACTCTTCTCGGACCTGTAGCTGATGCAGCTGCGGAGAAGAAAAATACCGATACTGCTGAAGGAAAGAGATGA
- a CDS encoding iron ABC transporter permease, which translates to MINPEKSASRIPGITLFFLLITLLILASSIGAVSLPFSGLIRYLFSGGKSGLNEGQEIILMQIRVPRVLMAALAGAGLSLSGLVFQAIFRNPMAEPYLLGVASGASLGASLYMMIGLPAFFISSLGLTAAAFLGSLLSVFLILSLASRNGNNISSLLLAGVAFSSIAQAGVSIMMMLNREKVERIVFWTLGSFSSAHMTKVILLLIVLIPSSLFIIFRHGELDLLSLGHEEAHSLGINPERVSLQLLLVSCLITAVIVSNCGIIGFAGLLVPHFMRLISGPGHRNLTFLSIMGGAILMILSDLLARTIIAPAEIPVGVVTALTGGPFFLYLLRRNSGKVM; encoded by the coding sequence TTGATCAATCCTGAGAAAAGTGCGTCCCGGATTCCCGGGATAACATTATTTTTTCTGCTTATCACTCTTCTTATACTTGCGTCATCCATCGGTGCCGTATCCCTCCCCTTTTCCGGTCTGATCAGATATCTGTTCAGCGGCGGAAAAAGTGGACTGAATGAGGGGCAGGAGATAATCCTGATGCAAATTCGGGTTCCCCGTGTCTTAATGGCAGCCCTTGCAGGGGCGGGACTATCCCTCTCGGGACTTGTCTTTCAGGCAATCTTCAGAAATCCCATGGCAGAACCCTATCTGCTGGGTGTAGCATCGGGAGCCTCACTGGGTGCGTCTCTTTATATGATGATAGGTCTTCCAGCATTTTTCATATCATCCCTGGGACTTACGGCTGCGGCCTTTCTGGGCAGTCTTTTATCCGTATTTCTTATCCTTTCCCTGGCCTCACGGAACGGGAACAATATCAGCTCCCTCCTGCTGGCAGGTGTGGCCTTCAGTTCCATAGCCCAGGCGGGAGTCTCAATTATGATGATGCTGAACAGGGAAAAAGTTGAACGTATTGTTTTCTGGACCCTGGGAAGTTTTTCATCTGCACATATGACAAAGGTGATACTCCTGCTGATAGTCCTGATTCCATCATCCCTGTTTATTATCTTCAGACACGGAGAACTGGATCTTTTGAGTCTTGGTCATGAGGAAGCCCACTCTCTGGGGATCAATCCTGAACGGGTGTCACTGCAGCTTCTGCTTGTAAGCTGCCTGATAACAGCAGTAATAGTCTCCAATTGTGGAATTATCGGTTTTGCAGGACTTCTTGTCCCTCATTTTATGAGGCTGATCTCCGGTCCCGGACACAGGAATCTCACATTTCTTTCCATAATGGGAGGGGCCATTCTGATGATCCTTTCCGACCTTCTGGCAAGAACAATCATAGCGCCCGCAGAAATTCCTGTAGGTGTAGTTACGGCTCTGACAGGGGGCCCTTTTTTCCTCTATCTTCTACGCCGTAACTCAGGGAAGGTGATGTAA
- a CDS encoding ABC transporter substrate-binding protein yields the protein MGRKINSIVSILFIFLLSLFTVPLFASGSQEQGAPADESARTFSFTDSRGITIELESRPLRIISLGPNITETIYALGREQLLVGRTDFCDYPAEVSMISSVGGLQDPSLETIVSLNPDLVIGSTHVDPEVLKKLESYSIPSALIYGEESFEGMEEVISGCAQLLDAETEGKALLDDIHNRRAALEASVAAMDKNPSCYYALGFGDGGDWTSGGNTFISELLSMSGGSNIAEDQEGWSYSKELLVAKQPQLILVNRGMKDEFLTLPVYKDLAAAQNGRVFEIDENILVRQGPRQIDALEQIHRIMDLIP from the coding sequence AACAAGGGGCTCCCGCCGATGAGTCTGCCCGGACATTCAGTTTTACAGATTCCAGAGGAATTACCATTGAGCTTGAATCAAGGCCTCTGCGTATAATTTCTCTAGGTCCTAATATCACAGAAACAATCTATGCCCTCGGCAGAGAGCAGCTCCTTGTGGGACGTACTGATTTCTGTGACTACCCGGCTGAAGTATCTATGATCAGCTCAGTAGGCGGTCTTCAGGACCCCAGTCTCGAGACAATAGTGTCCCTTAATCCCGATCTTGTTATCGGTTCCACCCATGTTGACCCTGAAGTTCTTAAAAAACTTGAATCCTACTCAATTCCCAGTGCCTTGATTTATGGAGAAGAGAGTTTTGAGGGGATGGAAGAGGTCATCAGCGGCTGCGCACAGCTCCTGGATGCAGAAACTGAAGGTAAAGCACTCTTGGATGATATCCATAACAGAAGAGCCGCACTGGAAGCTTCAGTCGCCGCAATGGATAAAAACCCCAGCTGTTATTATGCCCTGGGCTTCGGAGACGGTGGAGACTGGACTTCCGGTGGGAATACCTTTATCAGCGAACTTTTGAGTATGTCCGGCGGCTCCAATATTGCGGAGGATCAGGAGGGTTGGTCTTATTCCAAGGAACTCCTTGTTGCCAAACAACCGCAGCTTATTCTTGTAAACAGGGGAATGAAAGATGAATTTCTCACCCTTCCCGTCTATAAAGATCTTGCAGCGGCTCAAAACGGCCGTGTTTTTGAAATTGATGAAAATATTCTGGTACGACAGGGACCGAGACAGATAGATGCTCTTGAACAGATCCATAGAATCATGGATCTCATCCCTTGA